A single region of the Streptomyces virginiae genome encodes:
- a CDS encoding ferritin-like fold-containing protein: MSTVENASPADDSAPADAVGIASQDWAAASASPQYRAAVVDLLGALAYGELAAFERLAEDAKLAPTLDDKAELAAMASAEFHHFERLRDRLAAIEVEPTAAMEPFAKGVDDFHRQTAPSDWLEGLVKAYVGDSIASDFYREVASHLDTDTRALVLGVLDDTGHGNFAVEKVRAAIEADPRCGGRLALWARRLMGEALSQAQRVVAERDALSTMLVGGVDGMAAGFDLAAVGEMFTRITKAHTKRMAALGLAA, from the coding sequence ATGTCGACCGTAGAAAACGCCTCGCCCGCCGACGACAGCGCGCCCGCCGACGCCGTCGGTATCGCCTCCCAGGACTGGGCCGCCGCCTCTGCCTCGCCGCAGTACCGCGCCGCCGTCGTGGACCTGCTCGGCGCGCTCGCCTACGGAGAGCTCGCGGCCTTCGAGCGCCTCGCGGAGGACGCGAAGCTCGCGCCCACCCTGGACGACAAGGCCGAGCTCGCCGCGATGGCCTCCGCCGAGTTCCACCACTTCGAGCGGCTGCGGGACCGGCTCGCGGCGATCGAGGTCGAGCCCACCGCTGCCATGGAGCCCTTCGCGAAGGGCGTCGACGACTTCCACCGCCAGACCGCGCCCTCGGACTGGCTGGAGGGCCTGGTCAAGGCCTACGTCGGCGACTCCATCGCCAGTGACTTCTACCGCGAGGTCGCCTCCCACCTCGACACCGACACCCGCGCCCTCGTGCTCGGCGTGCTCGACGACACCGGCCACGGCAACTTCGCCGTCGAGAAGGTCCGGGCGGCGATCGAGGCGGACCCGCGCTGCGGCGGCCGGCTCGCGCTCTGGGCCCGCCGGCTCATGGGCGAGGCCCTCTCGCAGGCCCAGCGCGTGGTCGCCGAGCGCGACGCCCTCTCGACCATGCTGGTCGGCGGCGTCGACGGAATGGCGGCCGGCTTCGACCTGGCGGCCGTCGGCGAGATGTTCACCCGCATCACCAAGGCGCACACCAAGCGCATGGCGGCCCTCGGCCTCGCCGCCTGA
- a CDS encoding DUF3107 domain-containing protein has translation MEVKIGVQHAPREIVLESDLSAEELEAVVAAALSGQSPLLSLTDNKGRKVLVPSDRLSYVDLGEPSTRKVGFGAL, from the coding sequence GTGGAGGTCAAGATCGGCGTGCAGCACGCACCCCGGGAGATCGTGCTGGAGAGCGACCTGAGCGCCGAGGAGCTGGAGGCCGTCGTCGCCGCCGCGCTCTCCGGTCAGTCGCCGCTGCTGAGCCTCACCGACAACAAGGGCCGCAAGGTCCTCGTGCCGTCGGACCGCCTGTCGTATGTCGACCTGGGCGAGCCGAGCACGCGCAAGGTCGGTTTCGGCGCGCTCTGA
- a CDS encoding TetR/AcrR family transcriptional regulator — translation MTAIEQTEAARPRGTRLPRRARRNQLLGAAQEVFVAQGYHAAAMDDIAERAGVSKPVLYQHFPGKLDLYLALLDQHCEALLLAVRTALASTTDNKLRVAATMDAYFAYVEEEGGAFRLVFESDLTNEPAVRERVDRVSLQCAEAISDVIAEDTGLSKDESMLLAVGLGGVSQVVARYWLSSESPVARETAVGLLTSLAWRGIAGFPLHGTES, via the coding sequence GTGACAGCCATCGAGCAGACCGAGGCAGCGCGTCCGCGGGGCACGCGACTGCCGCGCCGAGCCCGGCGCAACCAGCTGCTGGGCGCGGCCCAGGAGGTTTTCGTCGCGCAGGGGTATCACGCGGCGGCCATGGACGACATCGCCGAGCGGGCCGGCGTGAGCAAGCCGGTGCTGTACCAGCACTTCCCCGGCAAGCTCGACCTGTACCTGGCCCTGCTGGACCAGCACTGCGAGGCACTGCTGCTGGCCGTGCGCACGGCCCTCGCGTCGACGACGGACAACAAGCTGCGCGTGGCGGCCACGATGGACGCCTACTTCGCGTACGTGGAGGAGGAGGGCGGCGCCTTCCGGCTGGTCTTCGAGTCCGACCTGACGAACGAGCCGGCGGTGCGTGAGCGCGTCGACCGGGTCTCGCTCCAGTGCGCCGAGGCCATCTCGGACGTCATCGCCGAGGACACCGGCCTGTCCAAGGACGAGTCGATGCTGCTGGCCGTGGGCCTGGGTGGGGTCTCGCAGGTCGTGGCCCGCTACTGGCTCTCCAGCGAGAGCCCGGTCGCCCGGGAGACGGCGGTCGGCCTGCTGACCTCCCTCGCCTGGCGCGGTATCGCCGGTTTCCCGCTGCACGGCACGGAGTCCTGA